A window of the Coprobacter fastidiosus genome harbors these coding sequences:
- a CDS encoding DUF5686 and carboxypeptidase-like regulatory domain-containing protein, which yields MSKRIYIISLFCICFLFPYKAVAQSTVITGIVTDSVTNEPLPYVSVFLKGPQVGVTTDDEGRFSIKTSSAFSKIIFTSLGYRGKEISVKRGGTHTLEVKLVPSTYDVKEVIVRPKRERYKRKGNPAVDFVKNIIERRDQNSPENHDYYNYEQYDKLTLALNDFSEEQKKKWLFKKFQFIFDYVDTSEVSGKPILTVSIKEKIAENHYRKSPASHKQQVTGIKRAGIDEMFNQESLQQFYDEVFKEVDIFGNDVTMLLTRFVSPLSNIGPAFYRYYLMDTIQIEGEKCVDLAFAPFNSESTGFVGHLYVTLDSTYFVKKAKLTVPKAINLNYVENLVISQDFKRFPDGTRIKTKDDAVVEFRILPGTQGLYARRLSTYTKHNFSPPADMSIFSKEGRVIVDEMAEVKPEAFWIDNRHVAVKSKENAVDKLLIRLREVPVFYWTEKVISILISGYIETSKESKFDFGPMNTTISGNSVEGARFRVGGLTTANLNPHWFGNGYLAYGTRDKKFKYKAELQYSFNKKKYHPGEFPVHSIRLMHSYDINQLGQHYLYTNKDNVFLALKRMEDVRSTYLRNTELGYLREHKFGFSYGLDLRYKTEEATKWVPFKPLAGNEFKRYSEAEAEIKLRYAPNEKFYQTKGQRYPITKDAPVFTLSHVVGLKGVFDSKYNYNRTDFSVRKAFWFSAFGHLNVMLQAGKVWNKVPYPMLIIPNANLSYLIQQGSYSLMNPMEFINDSYASWDLTYFANGILFNRIPLVKYMKLREVISFKGMFGHLSDKNNPALHPDSDFLWAFPSTTRMMDKKTPYMEFGAGLDNIFTILRVEYVWRLTYRNHPGIDRSGVRIAMHFSF from the coding sequence ATGAGTAAAAGAATATATATAATCTCCCTTTTTTGTATCTGTTTTTTGTTCCCTTATAAAGCCGTTGCTCAATCTACTGTAATAACCGGGATTGTTACCGATTCGGTTACGAATGAACCTCTGCCTTACGTGTCGGTTTTTTTGAAAGGTCCTCAAGTTGGGGTAACGACAGATGATGAAGGGCGTTTTTCTATAAAAACTTCTTCTGCGTTTTCTAAGATTATTTTTACTTCTTTGGGTTATCGAGGGAAAGAGATATCGGTAAAACGTGGAGGAACGCATACTTTAGAAGTCAAGTTGGTACCTTCGACCTATGATGTAAAGGAAGTGATAGTAAGACCTAAAAGAGAGCGTTATAAAAGGAAAGGAAATCCGGCGGTAGATTTTGTCAAGAATATCATAGAACGGCGTGATCAAAATTCTCCGGAAAACCACGATTATTATAATTATGAACAGTATGATAAACTGACATTGGCCTTGAATGATTTTTCTGAGGAGCAAAAGAAGAAGTGGTTGTTCAAGAAATTCCAGTTTATTTTTGATTATGTAGATACCTCGGAGGTCTCCGGAAAACCGATACTGACGGTTTCGATCAAAGAAAAAATAGCAGAAAACCACTATCGAAAGAGTCCTGCCAGTCATAAACAACAAGTGACAGGGATAAAAAGAGCGGGTATAGACGAGATGTTCAACCAGGAGAGCCTACAACAGTTCTATGATGAGGTGTTTAAAGAGGTTGATATTTTCGGCAATGATGTAACTATGTTGTTGACACGCTTTGTCAGCCCTTTGTCAAATATAGGACCGGCTTTTTATCGTTATTATTTGATGGACACCATACAAATAGAAGGTGAAAAGTGTGTTGATTTGGCGTTTGCTCCTTTTAACTCCGAATCTACGGGATTTGTCGGACATTTGTATGTTACGTTAGATTCTACCTATTTTGTTAAAAAAGCAAAGCTTACAGTTCCTAAAGCCATTAATTTGAATTATGTGGAGAATCTTGTTATTTCTCAGGATTTTAAACGATTTCCGGATGGCACTCGTATCAAGACAAAAGATGATGCTGTTGTAGAATTTAGAATATTGCCCGGTACGCAGGGACTGTATGCCCGACGTCTGTCTACTTACACAAAACATAATTTTTCACCTCCTGCCGATATGTCTATCTTTAGTAAGGAAGGGCGTGTGATTGTTGATGAAATGGCGGAGGTAAAGCCCGAAGCTTTTTGGATCGATAATCGGCACGTAGCAGTGAAGTCGAAAGAAAATGCAGTCGATAAGTTGCTGATCCGTTTACGGGAAGTGCCGGTGTTTTATTGGACGGAAAAGGTTATATCTATTCTGATTTCGGGATATATCGAAACCTCAAAGGAGAGTAAATTCGACTTCGGACCGATGAATACGACGATCAGCGGTAATTCTGTAGAGGGTGCGCGTTTTAGAGTAGGAGGTCTGACTACGGCAAATTTGAATCCGCATTGGTTCGGTAACGGTTATCTTGCATACGGAACTCGGGATAAGAAATTCAAATATAAGGCCGAGTTGCAGTATTCTTTCAATAAGAAAAAATATCATCCGGGAGAATTCCCTGTACATTCTATCCGGTTGATGCATAGCTATGACATTAATCAGCTCGGGCAACATTATTTATATACCAACAAAGACAATGTATTTCTGGCATTAAAACGTATGGAAGATGTTCGCTCTACCTATTTGCGGAATACAGAGTTAGGATATTTGCGTGAACATAAGTTCGGATTTTCATACGGTTTGGATTTGCGCTATAAGACAGAAGAGGCAACGAAATGGGTACCGTTCAAACCGTTAGCAGGAAATGAATTTAAAAGATATTCCGAAGCTGAAGCTGAAATAAAATTGCGTTATGCTCCGAATGAAAAATTTTATCAGACGAAAGGTCAACGTTATCCGATTACAAAAGATGCACCGGTATTTACATTATCTCATGTCGTGGGATTGAAAGGTGTCTTTGACAGCAAGTATAATTATAATCGCACCGATTTCAGTGTAAGAAAAGCATTTTGGTTTTCAGCTTTCGGTCATTTGAATGTTATGCTTCAGGCCGGAAAAGTTTGGAACAAAGTTCCTTATCCCATGTTGATCATACCGAATGCCAATCTTTCCTATTTAATCCAACAAGGCTCTTATTCGTTGATGAATCCGATGGAATTCATAAATGATTCGTATGCGTCATGGGATTTGACCTATTTTGCTAACGGTATATTATTCAATCGTATTCCGTTGGTTAAGTATATGAAACTTAGGGAAGTGATTTCTTTTAAAGGCATGTTCGGACATTTATCCGATAAAAATAATCCGGCATTACATCCCGATTCCGATTTTTTATGGGCTTTCCCGTCGACAACCCGTATGATGGATAAGAAGACCCCTTATATGGAGTTTGGAGCTGGTCTCGACAACATATTTACGATATTGCGGGTCGAATATGTCTGGCGTTTGACTTATCGTAATCATCCCGGAATAGATCGTTCGGGAGTGCGCATTGCCATGCATTTCTCGTTTTAA
- a CDS encoding calcineurin-like phosphoesterase C-terminal domain-containing protein encodes MKSIKYFLFLVYLACFVPLTAQNIISGKVFLDKNGNGIQDRSEHGIKAVPVSNGRDVVLTDKDGNFSISVADGESLFPIIPSGYTSSSGDIIRSSDFLFKTRQSKDKVDFALKKEKQPEHFTLGAIGDIQMGNPQELDYANQTIIPELAGRKDIQLAVWLGDLVNNRLELFEDVREMIRCTEIPSWVLPGNHDRITNGHTLQDSLFNCYFGASAYAFNYGNVHFIILNNVAPDSKRGYKARISDRQMTFIKNDLSYVPKDRFVVFCQHIPLVHTENIEDLKTLLNGRNKLFALSGHTHRVSRHFIPIGNAVMQELVAGATCGHWWVGEKDWLGVPSALMQCGAPRNYFTIEFSPDDYQIHFKGVGLDSERQMDIWVQGCDTIDRHVKDFREFARGEIFANIYGGSDSTEVSIQIGNTLPVRMEKVEVTAPTVTRQNQWYKDKIYPTKISRRSPLRKSASTHLWHFRLPENLMPGIYPIRIEAKDTYGFSVSGVRIVRIEDPDTPFDWRKRR; translated from the coding sequence ATGAAAAGCATTAAATATTTCCTATTTCTTGTATATTTAGCCTGTTTTGTGCCCTTGACCGCACAGAATATTATATCGGGAAAAGTTTTTTTAGATAAAAATGGTAATGGTATTCAAGACCGATCGGAACACGGAATAAAGGCTGTTCCGGTATCGAATGGAAGAGATGTGGTTCTTACGGATAAAGATGGAAACTTTTCTATATCGGTAGCGGACGGAGAAAGCCTTTTCCCTATCATCCCTTCAGGATACACTTCTTCGTCCGGAGATATAATCAGAAGTTCCGATTTCCTTTTTAAAACAAGGCAATCGAAAGATAAAGTGGATTTTGCTCTGAAGAAAGAAAAACAGCCGGAACATTTTACATTGGGCGCTATCGGAGATATACAAATGGGAAATCCTCAAGAACTTGATTATGCTAATCAAACTATTATACCTGAACTTGCCGGGAGAAAGGATATTCAGTTGGCTGTATGGTTGGGAGATTTGGTAAATAACCGTCTTGAACTTTTCGAAGATGTACGTGAGATGATTCGTTGTACGGAAATACCATCTTGGGTACTTCCCGGAAATCATGATCGGATTACGAACGGACATACATTACAAGACTCTCTTTTTAATTGTTATTTCGGGGCTTCAGCTTATGCATTTAATTATGGAAATGTCCATTTTATTATTTTAAATAATGTAGCTCCGGATAGTAAAAGAGGGTATAAGGCACGTATTTCCGATCGGCAGATGACCTTTATAAAAAATGATTTGTCTTATGTACCGAAAGATCGTTTTGTCGTCTTTTGTCAACATATACCTTTGGTGCATACCGAGAATATCGAAGATCTGAAAACTTTGTTAAATGGGAGAAATAAGTTATTTGCTTTGTCGGGACATACTCATAGAGTCAGCCGGCATTTTATACCGATAGGAAATGCTGTAATGCAGGAACTGGTTGCCGGTGCTACTTGCGGACATTGGTGGGTCGGAGAGAAAGACTGGCTCGGAGTTCCGTCGGCTTTAATGCAGTGCGGTGCTCCTCGTAACTATTTTACGATAGAATTTTCTCCTGATGATTATCAGATACATTTTAAAGGAGTCGGTTTGGATTCTGAAAGGCAAATGGATATATGGGTGCAAGGTTGCGATACAATAGATCGGCATGTGAAAGATTTTCGAGAGTTTGCACGAGGAGAGATTTTTGCTAATATATATGGAGGGTCGGATAGTACGGAGGTTAGTATACAAATAGGCAATACTCTACCTGTTCGTATGGAAAAAGTTGAAGTAACAGCACCTACGGTTACCAGACAAAATCAGTGGTATAAAGATAAAATATATCCTACAAAAATAAGCCGTAGGAGTCCTTTACGGAAAAGTGCATCTACACATTTATGGCATTTTAGATTGCCGGAGAACCTTATGCCGGGTATATATCCGATACGTATCGAGGCGAAAGATACTTACGGGTTTTCTGTTTCCGGTGTTCGAATAGTTCGTATCGAAGATCCTGATACTCCATTCGATTGGAGAAAAAGGCGTTAA
- a CDS encoding M16 family metallopeptidase, with translation MIDLIKKILLLFFLISGTLFSVSAKKIPQNPNLIKGKLSNGLTYYIYPNDYPKGEAIYRLFIKSGSVFETEDQKGLAHFLEHMAFNGTTHFPGNSMIRFLESHGAKFGKDLNAHTSMNETVYKLQLPSSDRQMVDSTITILADWAGHLLLDSLEIEKERGVILSEWLSRTGPESEIGEAFLMEILNGSRYSKRKTIGDTAVIRHFKHEEIKNYYRDWYAPRLMAVAVAGDVDSEYVKNLIVEKFGSLKNGSVKEIPSYAIDDYDSVSVKRVAHPSLKKEELNIIRLLPMPDPVQTEKDYKNYLQRAMLNRLTKARYNALTFDDVPFNGASLSHSSFLNIKGGLFASVELIPGKIEAGITEFARETERMVRYGFSKKEIDKEKKRLLNTLRRRAESKNPEQSSSFIEEMYQNFYIGHQIFTPAEEYRMARKFIAQIDSSMLVKQLQKLERSALPHYLITSSEKNKDEFPDDRKLLSIFEQVKKETLAPYVLQFEVPDQLLPEKPEGGKIVGRRSIDEIDAQELILSNGVKVIFKNNSLDKDRIVVSGFRKGGLYALDSTRYVSGIFSGSVIPLSGAGEFSRDALSYFLSGKDVSCRFLVEKHRSGVIATSKIDQMETMFQLLFLRWTQPKVDMDLLRQVMDKSIEKYRTIRKTDADLFNTELRNILRTPDYTDREISDTIIENEVKAEWLLPAYNHCFGAAEGYTFIITSDQPLQDIEPFIETYLGGLPGGKSCTEYVHKGGKIPVEPVVFSRKAGDSPKAVVSLIFQQDSIDGNIMDLNLKNDVTKGILRMKLLAVLREKMGMVYSVGVSVGATQHPSALCRETISFSCLPDNVQALVDSTFLVIGNMCDDPDSFSGELEDVKTNLIKDWKITKQRSSFWTTQIRNTLYNNIPDWKHITDYEARVKNITSEDVADHIRKCFLKTPVVKAVLLPKDDKE, from the coding sequence ATGATTGATTTAATAAAAAAAATACTTCTGCTATTCTTTTTGATCAGTGGTACACTGTTTTCGGTCAGTGCGAAAAAAATACCGCAAAATCCGAATCTTATCAAGGGAAAATTATCTAACGGGTTGACATATTATATTTATCCTAATGATTATCCGAAAGGAGAGGCTATATATCGACTTTTTATAAAGTCGGGATCGGTATTCGAGACGGAGGATCAGAAAGGGTTAGCGCATTTTCTTGAACACATGGCTTTTAATGGGACAACACATTTTCCAGGAAATTCCATGATTCGTTTTTTAGAATCTCATGGTGCGAAGTTCGGAAAAGATTTGAATGCCCATACTTCGATGAATGAAACTGTCTATAAATTACAGCTTCCTTCTTCAGACCGACAGATGGTCGATAGTACTATTACGATTTTAGCCGATTGGGCGGGACATTTGCTGCTTGATAGCTTGGAAATAGAGAAGGAGAGAGGGGTAATTTTGTCTGAATGGCTTTCCAGAACCGGACCTGAAAGTGAAATCGGTGAGGCATTTTTGATGGAAATATTGAACGGTTCGCGTTATTCGAAGCGAAAAACAATTGGAGATACAGCAGTTATCCGGCATTTTAAACATGAAGAAATTAAAAATTATTATCGAGATTGGTATGCACCTCGACTTATGGCTGTTGCTGTTGCCGGAGATGTAGACTCGGAGTATGTAAAAAACTTGATTGTTGAAAAATTCGGTTCTTTAAAAAATGGATCTGTAAAAGAGATACCGAGTTATGCTATTGATGATTATGATAGCGTATCGGTTAAGAGAGTTGCTCACCCTTCGTTAAAAAAAGAGGAGTTGAATATTATTCGCCTTTTGCCGATGCCTGATCCGGTGCAAACCGAAAAAGATTATAAAAATTATTTACAGCGGGCCATGCTCAACAGATTGACAAAAGCTCGTTATAATGCTCTTACTTTTGATGATGTCCCGTTTAATGGGGCGAGTTTGTCCCATTCTTCTTTTCTGAATATTAAAGGAGGACTATTTGCTTCCGTTGAATTGATTCCGGGAAAAATAGAAGCCGGTATTACAGAATTTGCCAGAGAAACCGAGCGTATGGTTCGTTATGGTTTTTCCAAGAAAGAAATAGATAAAGAAAAAAAACGGCTTTTAAATACATTGCGTCGTAGGGCAGAGTCTAAAAATCCGGAACAGTCTTCTTCTTTTATCGAGGAAATGTATCAAAATTTTTATATCGGTCATCAAATATTTACCCCGGCCGAAGAGTATCGTATGGCAAGAAAATTCATAGCACAAATAGACTCTTCGATGTTGGTAAAACAGTTACAAAAATTAGAACGGTCGGCATTGCCGCACTATCTGATTACTTCATCCGAAAAGAATAAAGATGAATTTCCGGATGACCGAAAACTCCTTTCGATCTTTGAACAAGTGAAAAAAGAAACCCTTGCTCCTTATGTCCTGCAATTTGAAGTGCCTGATCAATTATTACCGGAAAAACCGGAAGGTGGGAAAATCGTGGGACGTAGAAGTATTGACGAGATCGATGCTCAGGAGTTGATCCTGTCTAATGGTGTAAAAGTGATTTTTAAGAATAATTCTTTAGATAAAGACCGGATCGTGGTTAGCGGTTTTCGTAAAGGCGGCCTTTATGCATTAGACTCGACACGTTATGTTTCGGGTATTTTTTCAGGATCTGTAATTCCATTGAGTGGAGCGGGTGAATTTTCGAGGGATGCCCTTAGTTATTTCTTGTCAGGTAAAGATGTTTCTTGTCGTTTCTTGGTGGAGAAACACCGTTCGGGTGTTATAGCGACCTCTAAGATAGATCAAATGGAAACGATGTTCCAATTACTTTTTTTGAGGTGGACTCAACCTAAAGTCGATATGGATTTATTACGGCAGGTGATGGATAAGAGCATCGAAAAATACCGAACGATACGTAAAACCGATGCAGATTTATTTAATACGGAGCTGAGAAACATTTTGCGGACTCCTGATTATACCGATCGGGAAATATCGGATACTATTATCGAGAATGAAGTAAAAGCCGAATGGTTGTTGCCGGCTTATAATCATTGTTTCGGTGCGGCAGAAGGATATACTTTTATCATAACTTCCGATCAGCCGTTGCAGGATATAGAACCTTTTATCGAAACTTATCTCGGAGGATTGCCCGGAGGAAAGTCTTGTACGGAATATGTGCATAAAGGTGGTAAAATACCTGTTGAACCGGTTGTTTTTAGCCGCAAAGCCGGAGATTCACCCAAGGCTGTTGTTTCTTTGATATTTCAGCAAGATAGTATTGACGGGAATATTATGGATCTGAATTTAAAGAATGATGTAACAAAAGGAATTCTGCGTATGAAATTGTTGGCAGTCTTAAGAGAAAAAATGGGAATGGTTTACAGTGTTGGGGTATCGGTCGGAGCTACTCAGCATCCTTCGGCCTTATGCCGTGAAACGATAAGCTTCAGTTGTTTGCCAGATAATGTGCAGGCATTGGTCGATAGCACTTTTCTCGTTATCGGAAATATGTGTGATGATCCGGACTCTTTTTCTGGTGAATTGGAAGATGTTAAGACGAATCTTATAAAAGATTGGAAAATAACAAAGCAAAGAAGTTCTTTTTGGACTACGCAGATACGTAATACATTGTATAATAATATTCCTGATTGGAAACATATAACGGATTATGAAGCTCGAGTGAAGAATATAACAAGTGAAGATGTCGCAGATCATATTCGCAAATGTTTTTTGAAAACTCCGGTTGTAAAAGCAGTTCTATTACCTAAAGACGATAAAGAATGA
- a CDS encoding RHS repeat protein: MKHITTLFIGFLISINIHAQTEPLFPEMMGAKTIDFPTPNAASLGKYGQIPVSYYNGLVNISIPIYTIKLQDIEVPIVLQYHSGGNKTDEHPGWVGLGWNLQAGGSITRIVKGKKDEALQRDIILYYKDLYQSSQYGFFYKNSLLNIDNWTAESSLVTILNDAAHFHYDTEPDEFIFNFSGIGGSFFFTNDPQTGATVTKVQSKQPIDLKIEYELYQSDIQSFTTFNNDSLVEGPTVDVTKPFIQFTITTSNGIKYIFGATGYGSYNDPTQASIAYTSALAGSGYTTTPTTWNLTSIESPHGEYIHFFYDRSTDALINQKCGYRYKVINDPNAHYPDPEYDDNFMVIHPSYLKKIITSNHDTIDFSTSTSNELTYQYSNKDRDNLKIFASKYGNTILDDIGLIEKSAFLKLDNIIVKNKMNVKFNYIENESERLKLESLETSFPQTKETKYRYQFQYNQTKLPPYNAKKSDKWGYFNNTYYGNGYMANIDDSTAIERIRQPNPEVMDAEILTRIYYPTGGYTTFEYEPHVYSQVMKKFPIFNYIIEDRDTIYDFQACGLRAQIGICGGLRIKKITDTPNTDSDGNDIIRTFSYELEDGTSSGILSIEPTFWARGLTKNIYEFKEIGKGWFNQKTHERGRLEILQISENLLNPLNNSSGAPVTYSRVIEHFSNGSKSIYTYTNHENFMDEPAIARIENILGLTLDEPYTSDELERGLLKSVTHYTSTGNIDSKIEYQYNNDTTRYDNYIKSIVQKVLPSPRGLNFWRLSTQKIYTFCPYVIKEIKSKGDGSSNNNLMDIETSYKYDDKNRVIETSMINSNGDIHKTTYEYPDDIQGDYSQLIEHHIYPVIRTTKYVNDNVIQIIQHEYDGINLSKTYIGKNANNLEPRIIYSHYTPLGNPTYIEKDGKPEAIYIWGYNYQYPIAEIKNVTYERFSHIISSQTLEQIGSRNIPSVSQWQVINNLRDDLPEALITTYSYKPGIGIISKIDPRGIKTSYIYDPFGRLTDIKDHKGNLLEHYDYQYATESQN, encoded by the coding sequence ATGAAACACATCACAACACTATTTATCGGATTTCTAATAAGTATCAATATCCATGCTCAGACAGAACCTCTATTTCCTGAAATGATGGGGGCTAAAACAATAGATTTCCCGACACCCAATGCAGCCTCGTTAGGGAAATACGGGCAAATACCTGTAAGTTACTATAACGGATTGGTCAACATATCTATACCTATATATACAATCAAGTTACAAGATATCGAAGTCCCGATCGTTTTACAATATCATTCCGGAGGGAATAAAACCGATGAACACCCCGGCTGGGTAGGTTTGGGCTGGAATTTACAAGCCGGAGGCAGTATAACCAGAATTGTAAAAGGGAAAAAAGATGAAGCATTACAACGAGATATTATTCTTTATTATAAAGATCTTTATCAAAGTAGCCAATATGGCTTCTTCTATAAAAACAGTTTATTAAACATAGACAATTGGACTGCAGAAAGTTCATTAGTTACTATTTTAAATGATGCCGCACATTTTCACTATGATACAGAACCGGACGAGTTTATATTTAACTTTTCCGGTATAGGAGGAAGTTTCTTTTTCACCAATGATCCCCAAACAGGAGCAACTGTTACTAAAGTGCAAAGCAAACAACCGATCGACTTAAAAATAGAATATGAATTATATCAAAGTGATATTCAATCATTTACAACTTTCAATAATGATTCTCTCGTAGAGGGTCCAACAGTCGATGTAACCAAACCTTTTATTCAGTTTACCATTACAACATCCAACGGCATAAAATATATTTTCGGAGCAACAGGTTACGGGAGTTATAACGACCCTACACAAGCATCTATCGCTTATACATCAGCTCTTGCAGGAAGCGGGTACACCACAACTCCAACCACATGGAACCTAACCTCCATCGAAAGTCCGCATGGAGAATATATTCACTTCTTCTATGACCGAAGCACCGATGCGCTAATCAACCAGAAATGCGGATATAGATATAAAGTTATTAACGATCCGAACGCCCATTATCCAGATCCGGAATATGATGACAATTTTATGGTTATACATCCTTCTTATTTAAAGAAAATCATAACATCCAACCATGATACCATAGATTTCTCAACTTCTACATCAAATGAACTCACATATCAATATAGTAATAAAGATAGAGATAATCTCAAAATATTTGCATCGAAATATGGAAATACAATCTTAGACGATATAGGACTAATCGAAAAAAGTGCTTTTCTAAAATTAGACAATATAATAGTAAAGAACAAAATGAATGTGAAGTTCAACTATATCGAGAATGAATCTGAAAGGTTAAAATTGGAGTCATTAGAAACCTCTTTCCCTCAAACAAAAGAAACAAAATATCGTTACCAATTCCAATATAATCAAACGAAATTACCCCCCTACAATGCAAAAAAATCGGACAAATGGGGATATTTCAACAATACATACTATGGAAATGGATATATGGCAAATATAGATGATTCTACCGCCATAGAACGGATAAGGCAACCTAATCCGGAAGTTATGGATGCTGAAATACTAACGCGAATTTATTATCCTACAGGAGGATATACAACTTTCGAATATGAACCACATGTTTATTCTCAAGTAATGAAAAAATTTCCTATCTTTAATTATATTATTGAAGATAGAGATACAATATACGATTTTCAAGCATGCGGTTTGCGAGCTCAAATCGGAATTTGTGGAGGACTCCGTATAAAAAAAATAACAGATACTCCTAATACGGATTCTGATGGAAATGATATAATACGAACTTTCTCTTATGAATTGGAAGATGGAACTTCAAGTGGAATTTTATCAATTGAACCAACTTTTTGGGCAAGAGGACTCACTAAAAATATATATGAATTCAAAGAGATAGGAAAAGGATGGTTTAATCAAAAAACACATGAAAGAGGCAGGTTGGAAATTCTACAAATTTCAGAAAATTTATTAAATCCTCTAAACAACTCAAGCGGAGCTCCGGTAACCTATTCCAGAGTAATCGAACATTTCTCTAACGGAAGTAAATCGATATATACTTATACTAACCATGAAAATTTCATGGACGAACCAGCCATAGCTAGAATTGAGAATATATTAGGACTAACATTGGATGAACCTTATACCTCTGATGAGTTAGAAAGAGGCCTATTAAAAAGTGTCACGCACTATACAAGTACAGGAAATATCGACTCAAAGATAGAATATCAATACAATAACGACACAACCCGATATGACAATTATATAAAATCCATAGTACAGAAAGTTTTACCAAGTCCTCGTGGTCTGAATTTCTGGAGGCTAAGTACTCAAAAAATATATACATTCTGTCCTTATGTAATAAAAGAAATCAAATCTAAAGGAGATGGCTCGAGTAACAACAATCTGATGGATATCGAAACAAGTTATAAATATGATGATAAAAACAGAGTCATCGAAACAAGTATGATAAACAGCAACGGCGATATACACAAAACTACTTATGAATATCCGGACGATATACAAGGTGATTATAGTCAACTGATAGAACATCATATATACCCGGTAATACGTACAACCAAATACGTAAATGACAATGTTATACAAATAATACAACATGAATATGACGGTATAAACTTAAGTAAAACCTATATAGGGAAAAATGCAAATAACCTGGAACCGAGAATCATATATTCTCACTATACTCCTTTAGGGAATCCGACATATATAGAAAAAGACGGCAAACCGGAAGCTATTTATATATGGGGATATAATTATCAATATCCGATTGCGGAAATAAAAAATGTGACATACGAAAGATTCAGTCATATTATATCATCCCAGACACTGGAACAAATCGGCTCTCGGAATATCCCCTCCGTCAGTCAATGGCAGGTAATCAACAACCTTCGGGACGACTTACCGGAAGCATTGATAACTACTTATTCCTATAAACCGGGGATCGGCATCATTTCTAAAATCGATCCGAGAGGTATAAAAACATCTTATATATACGATCCGTTCGGACGGTTAACCGATATAAAAGATCACAAAGGGAATTTGTTAGAACATTATGACTACCAATATGCCACAGAGAGTCAGAATTAA
- a CDS encoding CYTH domain-containing protein, producing the protein MGKEIERKFLVNGDKYRENSSKTYYKQGYLSVDKERTVRIRIAGNRGFITIKGKTTGCSRQEYEYEIPVTEAEKILDNLCLKPIIEKYRYRYIDADNIIWEIDEFMGENAGLTVAEIELPTEDSLFTKPDWIGQEVTDDARFYNSNLIRNPFKRWKNNK; encoded by the coding sequence ATGGGAAAAGAAATTGAACGGAAATTCCTCGTAAATGGAGATAAATATCGTGAAAACAGTTCTAAAACTTACTACAAACAAGGTTATTTATCAGTCGATAAAGAGCGTACTGTCCGCATCCGCATTGCCGGGAATAGGGGCTTTATAACTATAAAAGGAAAAACTACAGGATGCTCGCGACAAGAATATGAATACGAGATACCGGTCACGGAAGCAGAGAAAATATTGGACAATTTATGTTTAAAACCGATTATCGAAAAATATAGATACAGATATATCGATGCAGATAATATAATCTGGGAAATCGATGAGTTTATGGGAGAAAATGCCGGATTGACAGTGGCCGAAATCGAACTCCCTACAGAAGATTCTCTTTTTACTAAACCTGATTGGATCGGGCAAGAAGTAACCGACGATGCCCGTTTTTATAATTCAAATCTTATCCGCAATCCTTTTAAACGATGGAAGAACAATAAATAA
- a CDS encoding putative phage abortive infection protein codes for MPLFRLSTKKSYAKMYRAQLTTYEQALFFFNSMSSLGKPWREKKENKKYLIEKYELIKNIPPRFLGEIDVKDFYSEMEYKF; via the coding sequence ATGCCCTTATTTAGACTTTCAACAAAAAAATCTTATGCGAAAATGTATCGAGCACAACTCACAACTTATGAACAGGCTCTATTTTTCTTTAATTCGATGTCAAGTCTGGGAAAACCTTGGAGAGAAAAAAAAGAAAACAAAAAATACTTAATTGAGAAATATGAACTAATAAAAAACATACCTCCTCGTTTTTTAGGAGAAATAGACGTCAAAGACTTTTATTCTGAAATGGAATATAAGTTCTAA